In Nitrosopumilus sp., the genomic stretch TCATTCAGCAATACGTGTGACAATTCACGAAATTCATTTTTCCTATCAGCATATAACATGCTAAGAGCCTGCTGGATTTTTTCTTCTTTGTATTCCTCTGCATTCAACATATACATTCCTGAAATACTCATACTGGATTATACTCATGATCAAAGATAAACCCAGTAGATGATTCTCTTAAAAACTGTTAAAAAAATCAAAAAAAAATTAACATGTGTAAAGAATTCTAAAAAACAAGAGGAAGGGATTTTTCTTTAGAAGAATTTGCTCAAATTAGAAAATTCACACAGGAAGTTCAGAGAATCGATTTCCAACATAATCCCAGTTTACGACATTCCACCAAGCTTGTACATAATCAGGTCTCTTGTTTTGATATTTTAGATAATATGCATGTTCCCAGACATCTAATCCTAAAAGAGGTGTTTTTTGGACCGTCCACGGACTATCTTGATTTTGAGTGGTTATGATCTCAATTTTATTATAAGTTTGATTAAAAACTAACCAACACCACCCACTTCCTTGAATCGCAATAGCTTTTTCTGAAAAAATTTTCTTGAAATTTTCAAAACTATCAAAATACACATCAATTGCATCCTCTAATTTTCCATTAGGTTTATCTTCACCATCAGGAGTCATAGTTTCCCAGAACAATCTATGATTTTCAAATCCCCCACCAAAGAAATTGATTGCGCTTCGTCCAGACTCAGGAATTGATGTGAGTTCAGAAAGAATTGACGAAATGTATTTGGGATGAGATGCACCTCCAATTTCTTCAAGAGATTTGTTTAATCCATCAACATAAGATTGGTGATGTTTTTGATGATGAATTTTCATGGTTTCTGTATCAATAAATGGTTCTAGTTCATCATAACCATAAGGCAATCTAGGAAGTTCATATCGGACCACGTTTCAAGGTTCAATAATCCACATATATTCTTCAAGAACAAAAATCAATTGGAAAGAATGATTAATCTTGGAAAGGAGAGCAAGATATGCGAAAATTAGGTACCATAGATTTAGAAATTTTGGATTTGGCAATGAAGGCAAATGGAACATTTAATGAAAATAATCTTGAGAAATCAGAATTAAAGAGATTAGGCGTAGGAAAAATTCTTGATTCGTTAGCATCTCTAAAAGATAGAAAATTCTTATCACTAAATAGCGACGGTTCATTTTCCATAACCAATCTTGCAAAAGAAATTCTTTGGAGCAACAACATACCAACATGGGCAAAAATTTTAAGACTACTTCAAATAAAATCATGCAGCATAAAACAGATTAGAGATATTCTTTCTATAAGAGAAGATGAAATTTTAGAAAATTTGGAAAAACTAAGAAAGAACCAATTTGTGCTAATGTCTCCACAAAGACAAGAAGATAAAATTATTAAAATTTACGAAATAATGTCTGAAGGAATTGAAGAGATCGATAAAACAGAAGAATGTGGTTTTGAGAACACAGTATTTTCCGGTCCAACTCATGAAATTGAAATCATAAGTATAATTGATGAGATTTCTAAAAATATCCAAGATTCCAAATTAGAGCAATCCGAGAAACAAAGTATTTTAGAAAAACTATCTAAATTAAAGAACAAACTAGAGATTTAATTATTTAGAACGAATCTTGTC encodes the following:
- a CDS encoding superoxide dismutase, encoding MVRYELPRLPYGYDELEPFIDTETMKIHHQKHHQSYVDGLNKSLEEIGGASHPKYISSILSELTSIPESGRSAINFFGGGFENHRLFWETMTPDGEDKPNGKLEDAIDVYFDSFENFKKIFSEKAIAIQGSGWCWLVFNQTYNKIEIITTQNQDSPWTVQKTPLLGLDVWEHAYYLKYQNKRPDYVQAWWNVVNWDYVGNRFSELPV